The Thermodesulfobacteriota bacterium region TAGTTTATCCCAAAATTTTTTAGCCCGTAGAGGTCCTTTGCAAATGATGGAAAAAGCGATAGATTTGTTCCGTAATTGAACCCGATGAGGGTGGCAAGAAGTATAAGGACACCAGCATATGTGTTCTCAGAACTCACAATCGGAATGGCTGCAAACATTAAAACGGCCTGAAACATAAGCATAATAAACAGAGTAAGACTACGACCAATTTTATCTGAGAGCATTCCTGCAATTATACGTCCGGCAGCATTTCCAATAGCCAGGATTGCAACAGCCACAAATGCAGCTTCCCCCATACTTTTTTTTGCCATTCCAGCAACACTGCTGATAACCATCAAACCAGCCCCTGACCCTATAAAATATATAAACCAGATAATATAAAACGAGGGTGACTTCATCATCTCTGAAGGCTTAAAATCTCTTTGAGTCAGGACTGATTCCAATGGTTTCTCAGCTTTGTCTTTTCTGTCTATACCTTTATATAAAGAAGGGGCTGGATTTGAGGGTAAAAATCCAGCCGGTGGATTTACAAGTTGCGTTGCAAGTCCACATACAACAACAGTAAATGCAATCCCGAAGAACAGCATAGCATTTTGCAGCCCCCATATACTCAGCAGATATTCTGAAAGCGGTGCGATATATACAGATGCAAGGCCAAACCCAGAGACTACCAATCCTGCAATCAGCCCTGTTCTGGCTGGCGGAAACCACTTGAGTGCAGGCGGGGTTGCAGCTGAGTAGCCGAACCCTATTCCAGAACCAGCCAACACGCCAAAACCAAGAACCCAACTTATATAGCCTGTTGTCTGCGAAATCCATATAAATCCGATTCCTACCAAAATACCACCAATCATTGCTGTCAACCGAGGGCCAAACCTGTCCTGACACTTTCCAGCCAGAATCATCATGAAAGCAAAAACCAGGCAGCAAACAGAGTAGGGGTCATTAAGTTGAACAATGTCCCATTTAAAGCTCCCTTCTCCGCCAGTCTCAATCGATTTTCTTATCGCACCCTTAAAAATACTCCAGGTATAGAGAATTCCTAGAGCCAGATTAATCCCTGTACCAGAAAACGTAACAATCCATCCCCTGTTCTTAATTGAGCTTGCCATAGTCTTGTTCCTTTCTTCTGTTGCAACGGAAAATACCTCATTGAGCATGGTAGGGTGGTAAGGAAGGAGCCCGGAGGGCCTGGGCTCCTTTAGGTTATTTGCGCTTTATAGACGTTTCTTAATAAGGACGTCCACCACACTTGGATCGGCAAGGGTAGTTGTATCCCCAATATTTGATATGTCCCCTGCAGCAATCTTCTTGAGGATTCGCCGCATAATCTTGCCGCTTCTCGTTTTGGGCAGTGCATCCGCATAATGAATTTTATCAGGAGCGGCAATAGGGCCGATCTCTTTTCTCACATGGACAATTAACTGCTTTTTCAAGTCATCAGTTTGCGCCACTCCCAATTTAAGAGTCACAAAGGCATATATCCCCTGGCCCTTCAATTCATGGGGATAGCCCACAACCGCTGCTTCAGAAACCGTAGGATGGGATACCAGGGCACTTTCGATCTCTGCTGTCCCCATCCTGTGGCCGGACACGTTTATTACATCATCCAGCCGACCCATCACCCAGAAATACCCATCCTCATCCCGCCTTGCCCCGTCTCCAGTGTAGTAAATGCCGGGGAAGCGGGTGAAGTAGGTTTTATGGAAAAGTTCATGGGCTCCATAGACGGTCCTCATCATACCAGGCCAGGGTTTTTTTATGCAAAGGTAGCCCCCCTCATTTTCTTCAGCCTCAGAACCGTCTTCCCGTAACACCACAGCATCAACACCGGGGAATGGCATGGTAGCTGAACCAGGCTTGGTCGGTATAGCCCCTGGTAGAGGAGTAATGATAATGCCTCCGGTCTCTGTCTGCCAATAGGTATCTACAATGGGGCAGCGTTTTTTTCCAATCACCTCATAATACCAAATCCATGCCTCCGGGTTGATGGGTTCACCCACTGTGCCCAGCAGGCGAAGACTGCTCAGGTCACGTTTGTCAGGCCATTCATTTCCTTCCCTTATCAAGGCACGCAATGCCGTGGGAGCGGTGTAGAATATGTTGACCCTGTATTTTTCCACGACCTTCCAGAATCGGTCAGGCTCAGGCCAGTTAGGTACTCCTTCGAACATAAGGGTAGTGGTACCAATTGACAACGGACCATAAACAATAAAGCTATGTCCTGTCACCCACCCGATATCTGCCGTGCACCAGAAGATGTCCTCATCCCTCACATCAAAGATCCACTTCATGTTGGCATGGATATAAGTGAGATATCCTCCGATAGTATGGAGTACCCCTTTCGGTTTTCCGGTGCTGCCACTGGTATAGAGAATGTAAAGGGGATCTTCTGCATCCATGACTTCTGCTGGACAATCGGTATCAGCCTCTGCCATTAATTCATCCCACCAGAGGTCTCTTCCCTCTTTCATAGGGGTATCTTTATCAATCCTCTTTACCACAACCACCTTTTTAACATCCGGACAGTCCTTGAGTGCATCATCAGCATTTGTCTTAGAAGAAAGGGTTTTGCCGCTTCGGTAACCGTAATTGCTGGTAACGAGGAAGGTGGCTCGACAGTCGATGATTCTATCCCGTAAAGAGTCAGCACTAAATCCCCCGAAAACAACGCTGTGAATAGCACCTATTCGGGCGCAAGCCAGCATAGCAATGGGAAGTTCCGGTATCATAGGGAGATAGATGGTAACGCGGTCTCCCTTTTTTACCCCCAGTTTTTTCAGAACATTGGCGAATTTACAGACCTCAAGGTAAAGCTCTTTATATGTGAAAGTGCGGCTTTCTCCCTCTGGCTCCCCTTCCCAGATTAGAGCGGTTTTGTCTCTCCTGGGGGTGTCAAGATGTTTGTCCAGACAGTCTTTTGATGCATTGATCTTTCCATTAATAAAAAATTTTATATCAGCTTTGTTAAAATCCCATTCCCAGAATTTGTCCCAGCGCTTATCCCAAAGCATGGAATCTGTTATCTTTTCCCAAAACGCCTCCGGATTTTCCACCGATTCCCGATGCATCTTCTTGTATTCATCCATACTTTTCACTGCCGCTTTCTGTTTGAACTCATCCGACGGTTCAAATACACGATCTTCAGCCATCATTGAAGTAATGGTTTTTTCCTCTGCCATAATTAACTACCTCCTTTAGTAATGTTAAAGCCAAGAACATATACCGCTTTATTGGTCTGGTTGGGAGTGCTTTTCTGTCTATTAATGAACTCAAGAATTGTGCCAGAAGGGAAACGTATTTGATGAAAAGGAATAACCAGTTGAAAAGATAGGTTAAATTGGTCAATGCCTATTAACAAGAGAAAAGGATTGGATAGAAAAGACCTTTTTTGTAAACATCCAGGTTACACCACGTCAACTGGTGATTACCTCCAAAAAAAAGGATTATGATACAGTCTCCAGGGGGGGGAAATTACTTTTTACTCCGCTTTTATAACAGCAGGCTTAAGCCTACTGTTGTTTAAACAGCCGGGGGAAACTTCTTTTCCCTGTTACTCCGCTTTTATAACAGCGGGCTTAAGCCTGCTGTTGTTTTCCCCCACGTTACTGTCACCCTGAAGATTACACCCGATGCTTTCATTCTGGAAATTGGGGATAATAAAAAAACAAAAAATCCATATATCTAAGAGGGTTATCAGTTATGCTCCTCTATTGATAATATTTGGCATATATCTTGAATTGATAAAAACTTCAAGCCCCTTTTTTTGTCAAAGAAACGGTGTGCTGATTCAGGAAAGATTGTACCTGGGGGTAAAAAAATGGCTTCTGGTGACGCAATACATGGAAATAAAGGGTAGGGCTAATAACAAAAACAGGGAGAGACGGCGTAAATCGCCCTACTCGATATTGTATAGAAGATTTATATTTATAACGCTGATATGTTCACTTGTTCCCCTTCTCATGATAGGTTGGGGTATTAACGTTTACTATTCGAGGTTTTCCATGCTCCGTATGATGGGTTCTTTTCAAACACAGGTGGACAATCATAAAAGGATTATAGAGTTGTTTTTAAAAGAGCGCAGTTCTGACCTCCAATTAATTGTCCACACCCATTCTCTTAACTACTTACAGAAAGAAGCGAATCTCATCCATATTTTTCATATTATGAACAGAGACCATGGCTCTTTTACTGATTTGGGGGTCATCGATGAGAGGGGCAGACAACTGGCATACATTGGCCCCTATGATCTTATTGATAAAAACTATTCGGAGACATTCTGGTTTAAAGAGGTTATGGAAAAAGGGGTTTATATAAGCGATATGTTTATGGGATTTCGTAAAATTCCTCATTTTATCATAGCAGTTACCTGCACCGAAAATGGGAAAAAGTGGATATTAAGAACTACCATAGATACAGAAACCTTCCGTTCCCTGATTGAAAACGTTAATATTGGCAAAACCGGAGAGGTTTATCTCTTAAACCGGGGGGGCTTTTTTCAGACTAGTCCCAGATTTAGCGGTAAAATTATGGAAAAAGCTCCTTTTCCTATAGAGCCTTTCCATGAAGATACCAAAATTCGCATTGTAGAATCCAACGCTAGAAATTCAAAGCAACGTCTTTCCCGCCATATATTGGCTCAGGCATGGCTTAACGAGCCACAATGGATGCTGGTAGTAACGCAGGAATACTCTGAAGCGTTTAATGATATCAAGCATGTCAGCCATATAGCATTAATCTTCCTCCACCTGAGTGCTCTGTCTGTCCTGCTTATTTCCATTGCTGCCACAAGATACATGATCAAGGCGATAAAGAAGCGTCATGGCGAAGGGGATGGGTTGATACGAAATCTGTAGGTGATAATGAAGGAAAAAAAAGTAAAAGATATTCTTCTTCCCTTTAAGGAAGGCACGCCGCTTTCTCCCTCAGTGACTCTAAACGATAAGATTATACATGCCATTGAGTTGATGGTTAATAACAACCTCAAGTGTATTACTGTAACAGAGAATCAAGGGCCAGTGGGAATGGTTTGCCTTAAAGATGCTTTGCAGGAGATGGGGCTAAAGGTTACAGACAAGTAGGGGCACGGCGCACCGTGCCCCTACTTGTCATATTTAAAATTAATGTCATTGGTATCTATTCCTTCTTCCTTCATCAGTCGGTGAAGATACTGCCTTTGGATACCTGCCATAGCAGCAGCCTTACTTATATTTCCCCTGCTTTTTCGCAGGGCGGACAACACATAGTGCCGATGAAACTTATGAGTCATCTTATCCTTGGCTTCTTTAAAGGTTAACTGATAGATGTCCTCATCAAGGCAGGGATAAGGAGTTTTATATTCATTGTCCGGGAATAAATCTCTCACCTCCAGAGTATTGGTCTGGCAGAAGATAACGCCACGTTCTATGATGTTTTCCAGCTCTCTCACATTGCCGGGCAATTCCAGTGAAAGAAGGGTCTGCGTAGCTGCAGGTGAAATGTCTGTGATATCTTTCTGGTTAGCCCGCGTGTATTTTTTTAAAAAATGATAACTCAAAAGGGAGATATCCTCTTTTCTATCCTTAAGTGGAGGCAATTCAAGATGGATAACATTCAGCCGGTAGTAAAGATCTTCCCGGAAACGTTTTCCTTCTATCTCCTCCTTCAGATTGTGGTTTGTGGCAGCTATAAAGCGTATATCTGCCTTTTTGGTAACCACACTTCCGACTGGTTTAAACTCACCTTCCTGTATCAGCCGAAGGAGTTTGGTTTGCATGAGAGGGTTGAGATCGCCGATTTCATCCAAAAAGAGGGTTCCCTTGTGAGCATCTTCAACCAGCCCCCTTTTGTCTTTCCATGCCCCTGTAAAAGCACCTTTTACATGGCCAAAAAGCTCGCTTTCTATAACCTGTTCAGGAATAGCAGTACAGTTGACGGTAATCATTTTATTAGAACTTCGAAGACTGTTTTGATGGATTGCCCTGGCGAGCAATTCCTTGCCGGTTCCGCTGGCCCCGGTAATTAACACTGTAGCCGTGGTAGGGGCTACCTGCCTTATTTGTTCAAATATTTCCTTCATAACTGAACTTGCCCCGACCATGCATGAAAAACTATCTCTCTCCTCCAGTGCCTGACGAAGAGCCAGATTTTCCCTTACCATCTCACGCCATTTCATAACCTTGTTTATCGTTAATAGAATCCGTTCTTTTCGAAATGGCTTGGTTATATAGTCATGGGCGCCTTTCTGGACCGCCTCTACTGCGGTTTCAATAGTGCCATAGGCGGTCATGATGACCACCAAAACATTTGGGTTTATTTTTTTAACTTCTTCAAGGAGTTTGATGCCATCCATCCCGGGCATCTTTAAATCGACTATTACCAGATCAAAAGGCTGTTTCTTAAACAACTCCAGTGCCGTCACCGGATCAGACTCTGTAACCAATTGATGGTCTGTCTTCTCTGAAATGATTCTCTTTAAAAGAACCAGCATGTCTTTCTCATCATCAACTACCAGTATCCTTCCTGACATTATACCTCCTGAGTCTTTATGGGCAGCTTTATGGTAAAGACGGTTCCTCTTGGTTTGCCTGATGAATCAGCAGTATGGCTGAGACAATTTATCGTTCCTCCATATTTGGTTATAATACCATAGCTTACGAATAAACCCAGTCCGGTCCCTTCCCCTTCGGGTTTGGTAGTAAAGAAGGGGTCAAAGATATGGTCTATATCTTTTTCGTTAATCCCGACACCGTCATCCTGGAACTGAACTATGGCTTTTCGACTGCCTTTTTCCATGGATGTCCGGATATTTAACATACCCCTTCCATTCATGGCTGCTGCGGCATTGTTGATCAGATTCAAAAACACCTGCTGTAACTG contains the following coding sequences:
- a CDS encoding sigma-54 dependent transcriptional regulator; translation: MSGRILVVDDEKDMLVLLKRIISEKTDHQLVTESDPVTALELFKKQPFDLVIVDLKMPGMDGIKLLEEVKKINPNVLVVIMTAYGTIETAVEAVQKGAHDYITKPFRKERILLTINKVMKWREMVRENLALRQALEERDSFSCMVGASSVMKEIFEQIRQVAPTTATVLITGASGTGKELLARAIHQNSLRSSNKMITVNCTAIPEQVIESELFGHVKGAFTGAWKDKRGLVEDAHKGTLFLDEIGDLNPLMQTKLLRLIQEGEFKPVGSVVTKKADIRFIAATNHNLKEEIEGKRFREDLYYRLNVIHLELPPLKDRKEDISLLSYHFLKKYTRANQKDITDISPAATQTLLSLELPGNVRELENIIERGVIFCQTNTLEVRDLFPDNEYKTPYPCLDEDIYQLTFKEAKDKMTHKFHRHYVLSALRKSRGNISKAAAMAGIQRQYLHRLMKEEGIDTNDINFKYDK
- the acs gene encoding acetate--CoA ligase, with translation MAEEKTITSMMAEDRVFEPSDEFKQKAAVKSMDEYKKMHRESVENPEAFWEKITDSMLWDKRWDKFWEWDFNKADIKFFINGKINASKDCLDKHLDTPRRDKTALIWEGEPEGESRTFTYKELYLEVCKFANVLKKLGVKKGDRVTIYLPMIPELPIAMLACARIGAIHSVVFGGFSADSLRDRIIDCRATFLVTSNYGYRSGKTLSSKTNADDALKDCPDVKKVVVVKRIDKDTPMKEGRDLWWDELMAEADTDCPAEVMDAEDPLYILYTSGSTGKPKGVLHTIGGYLTYIHANMKWIFDVRDEDIFWCTADIGWVTGHSFIVYGPLSIGTTTLMFEGVPNWPEPDRFWKVVEKYRVNIFYTAPTALRALIREGNEWPDKRDLSSLRLLGTVGEPINPEAWIWYYEVIGKKRCPIVDTYWQTETGGIIITPLPGAIPTKPGSATMPFPGVDAVVLREDGSEAEENEGGYLCIKKPWPGMMRTVYGAHELFHKTYFTRFPGIYYTGDGARRDEDGYFWVMGRLDDVINVSGHRMGTAEIESALVSHPTVSEAAVVGYPHELKGQGIYAFVTLKLGVAQTDDLKKQLIVHVRKEIGPIAAPDKIHYADALPKTRSGKIMRRILKKIAAGDISNIGDTTTLADPSVVDVLIKKRL
- a CDS encoding OFA family MFS transporter, with translation MASSIKNRGWIVTFSGTGINLALGILYTWSIFKGAIRKSIETGGEGSFKWDIVQLNDPYSVCCLVFAFMMILAGKCQDRFGPRLTAMIGGILVGIGFIWISQTTGYISWVLGFGVLAGSGIGFGYSAATPPALKWFPPARTGLIAGLVVSGFGLASVYIAPLSEYLLSIWGLQNAMLFFGIAFTVVVCGLATQLVNPPAGFLPSNPAPSLYKGIDRKDKAEKPLESVLTQRDFKPSEMMKSPSFYIIWFIYFIGSGAGLMVISSVAGMAKKSMGEAAFVAVAILAIGNAAGRIIAGMLSDKIGRSLTLFIMLMFQAVLMFAAIPIVSSENTYAGVLILLATLIGFNYGTNLSLFPSFAKDLYGLKNFGINYGIIFTAWGVGGFVLSRVSQMLQAASGGSFTSSFVIAGIMLIIGASLTFTLKGYKSEYLADK
- a CDS encoding CBS domain-containing protein, encoding MKEKKVKDILLPFKEGTPLSPSVTLNDKIIHAIELMVNNNLKCITVTENQGPVGMVCLKDALQEMGLKVTDK
- a CDS encoding cache domain-containing protein; protein product: MLSFWKLGIIKKQKIHISKRVISYAPLLIIFGIYLELIKTSSPFFCQRNGVLIQERLYLGVKKWLLVTQYMEIKGRANNKNRERRRKSPYSILYRRFIFITLICSLVPLLMIGWGINVYYSRFSMLRMMGSFQTQVDNHKRIIELFLKERSSDLQLIVHTHSLNYLQKEANLIHIFHIMNRDHGSFTDLGVIDERGRQLAYIGPYDLIDKNYSETFWFKEVMEKGVYISDMFMGFRKIPHFIIAVTCTENGKKWILRTTIDTETFRSLIENVNIGKTGEVYLLNRGGFFQTSPRFSGKIMEKAPFPIEPFHEDTKIRIVESNARNSKQRLSRHILAQAWLNEPQWMLVVTQEYSEAFNDIKHVSHIALIFLHLSALSVLLISIAATRYMIKAIKKRHGEGDGLIRNL